One region of Candidatus Peribacteraceae bacterium genomic DNA includes:
- a CDS encoding patatin-like phospholipase family protein: MSAESVPLRIGLALGSGGARGYAQCGVMKVLQREGIVAQAVAGNSIGTIMGVGYAMSNGNALELEHIILEHFQRLNFRRCLRFTGQGLHIDTDALERFFTANIPPKRLEDFPIPIRVVATDLRSGKPVSLDRGPVGRLLVASILLPYISPPMPFGDYLLTDGGLLTNVPFLEVEQMNVDLIIGVNNRHRAHAVPPLFPLSSLLLPPIVLGKSHPFRRTFDSIHAINMRQIERLQLSMLRTPYFLIEPSLDDVKGSDYPRAAEIIRRGEEAAEHALPLLRHYMEEVQRWKEKVHRYHLSMPGRIAVHASSSLSFSTIAQ, from the coding sequence ATGTCTGCGGAATCCGTACCGCTGAGGATCGGCTTGGCGTTGGGCTCCGGAGGTGCGCGCGGGTATGCGCAATGCGGCGTTATGAAAGTGCTCCAACGGGAAGGCATCGTCGCCCAAGCGGTGGCGGGGAATTCCATCGGCACCATCATGGGTGTGGGATATGCGATGAGTAACGGCAATGCCTTGGAACTCGAACATATCATCCTCGAACACTTTCAGCGCCTCAACTTCCGACGCTGCCTCCGCTTTACCGGTCAAGGCCTCCACATCGACACCGACGCATTGGAGCGCTTTTTTACCGCGAACATCCCGCCGAAACGGCTGGAAGATTTTCCCATTCCCATTCGTGTGGTGGCCACGGATCTCCGGTCGGGAAAGCCCGTCTCGCTGGATCGCGGCCCCGTGGGGAGATTGCTCGTTGCCTCCATTCTGTTGCCATACATCAGCCCCCCCATGCCCTTCGGTGATTACCTCCTCACCGACGGCGGGCTGCTGACGAACGTCCCGTTCCTGGAAGTGGAACAGATGAACGTCGACCTCATCATCGGGGTCAATAACAGGCACCGCGCGCACGCGGTACCGCCGCTCTTCCCGCTCTCCTCCCTCCTCCTCCCCCCCATCGTCCTGGGGAAGAGCCACCCCTTCCGCCGCACTTTTGACTCCATCCACGCGATCAACATGCGCCAGATCGAGAGGCTGCAACTCTCCATGCTGCGGACGCCGTACTTCCTCATTGAGCCGAGCTTGGACGATGTGAAGGGGAGTGATTATCCTCGTGCCGCCGAAATCATCCGGCGCGGGGAGGAGGCCGCGGAACACGCCTTGCCACTCCTGCGGCATTACATGGAAGAAGTGCAGCGTTGGAAGGAAAAAGTTCACCGCTATCACCTCTCGATGCCCGGCCGTATCGCCGTCCATGCTTCATCATCCTTATCGTTCTCAACAATTGCACAATGA
- a CDS encoding AarF/UbiB family protein produces the protein MLLFTQRVTSTLRSAMTLYWNRNHPEFPVLLRTHLEQLGASFIKLGQTLSMRPDFLPISLCVELEKCLHDMPRMTWKEAAGVIEQEFHRSPQSIFKSIAKEPVASASIAQVHKAVLRSGEKVAVKIMKPNVERLMKTDLRVLKLASKIVHRLRLMPNVNVRAIVQEYERFTKEEMDFRKEAKYTQLIAEHEAVDVQCPKVFDAYTTRRVLTLQWMDGTSVSKLIDMKRQGKLEKWLKERKLRVRDIVTSLMNTGLQQPLLSGFFHGDLHPSNILVTDKGEIQWIDFGICGYMDDYLRYNYFYFLLALAHGDPEGCTEFMSKCCAHGHTKSWYDRHRYRREISKIIDESSGKSTKDFSHGELILRIIRSSALAGLDVPQPLILVGRASLAMDGIVQKLDPEWVWAEHVDTLFQTVYQYHLKHKMRRNKFLFEMDQSLQAMTDSREIFLQSMQNPPGLRKEEQQVAAGK, from the coding sequence ATGCTTCTCTTTACGCAGCGCGTCACGTCCACGTTACGCTCGGCCATGACGTTGTACTGGAACAGGAACCACCCTGAATTCCCCGTTCTCCTGCGGACGCATTTGGAACAGTTGGGCGCCAGTTTCATCAAGTTGGGTCAGACGCTCAGCATGCGTCCGGATTTCCTCCCCATTTCCCTCTGCGTGGAGCTGGAGAAATGCCTCCACGACATGCCCCGCATGACCTGGAAGGAAGCGGCGGGGGTCATCGAGCAGGAATTCCACCGTTCCCCCCAATCCATCTTCAAATCCATTGCCAAGGAGCCGGTCGCCAGCGCGTCCATTGCGCAGGTGCACAAGGCCGTGCTGCGCTCGGGGGAGAAGGTGGCGGTGAAGATCATGAAGCCGAACGTGGAGCGGCTCATGAAGACGGACTTGCGCGTCCTGAAGCTGGCCAGCAAGATCGTCCATCGCCTGCGCCTCATGCCCAACGTGAATGTGCGCGCCATCGTGCAGGAGTACGAGCGGTTCACGAAGGAAGAGATGGATTTCCGGAAAGAAGCGAAGTACACGCAGCTCATCGCCGAGCATGAGGCGGTGGATGTGCAGTGTCCCAAGGTGTTCGATGCCTATACCACCCGCCGCGTCCTCACTCTCCAGTGGATGGACGGCACGTCCGTTTCCAAGCTCATCGACATGAAGCGGCAGGGGAAGCTGGAGAAGTGGCTGAAGGAACGCAAGCTCCGCGTGCGGGACATCGTCACGTCCCTCATGAATACGGGCTTGCAGCAGCCGCTCCTGAGCGGCTTCTTCCACGGCGACCTGCACCCCTCCAACATCCTCGTGACGGACAAGGGGGAAATCCAGTGGATCGATTTCGGCATCTGCGGCTACATGGATGACTACCTGCGCTACAACTATTTCTACTTTCTCCTCGCCCTCGCGCACGGGGACCCGGAAGGCTGCACGGAATTCATGAGCAAGTGCTGCGCCCACGGGCATACCAAATCGTGGTACGACCGGCACCGGTACCGGAGGGAAATCAGCAAGATCATCGACGAATCCAGCGGGAAATCCACCAAGGATTTCTCCCATGGGGAACTCATCCTGCGCATCATTCGCTCCTCCGCCCTGGCGGGGCTCGACGTGCCGCAGCCGCTCATTCTGGTGGGGCGGGCCTCCTTGGCCATGGACGGCATCGTGCAGAAGCTGGATCCGGAATGGGTGTGGGCCGAGCACGTGGATACGCTCTTCCAGACCGTGTACCAGTACCACCTGAAGCACAAGATGCGCCGGAACAAATTTCTCTTCGAGATGGACCAATCCCTCCAGGCCATGACGGATTCCCGGGAGATTTTCCTGCAATCCATGCAGAACCCTCCCGGCTTGCGCAAAGAGGAGCAACAGGTGGCTGCGGGCAAGTGA